The following are encoded in a window of Mycobacterium sp. ELW1 genomic DNA:
- a CDS encoding ABC transporter permease: MAADQGLSHGVSRRLRLAFLLVPPLAWLVVAYLGSLGVLLISAFWSTDTFTGAVVRSYTSDNIVRVVTDAVFRTATLRTVGIALSVTAICIVLAVPLGLYMAKVASPRVRLALVVAVTTPLWASYLVKAYAWRMLLSPEGPLHWVAGYTPGYGLIATVLTLAYLWLPYMVIPVFAAFERVPDPLIDASSDLGASDLTTLRTIVAPLVFPGIAAGSIFTFSLSMGDYIAVTIVGGKTQMLGNIIYGQLVTANNQPLAAALSLIPLAAIVLYLLAMRRTGALENV, from the coding sequence ATGGCAGCAGATCAAGGGCTGAGCCACGGGGTGAGCCGTCGCCTGCGTCTCGCCTTCCTGCTCGTTCCGCCACTGGCCTGGTTGGTCGTGGCCTACCTGGGATCGCTTGGCGTACTGCTGATTTCAGCCTTCTGGAGTACCGACACCTTCACCGGCGCGGTGGTGCGCTCCTACACCAGTGACAACATCGTGCGGGTCGTCACCGACGCGGTGTTCCGCACAGCCACCCTGCGCACGGTCGGAATTGCGTTGAGCGTCACCGCGATCTGCATCGTGCTGGCCGTACCTCTCGGTCTGTACATGGCCAAGGTCGCCTCGCCCCGCGTGCGGCTGGCCCTGGTGGTCGCGGTCACCACTCCGCTGTGGGCCAGCTATCTGGTCAAGGCCTACGCCTGGCGGATGCTGCTGTCGCCAGAGGGCCCGCTGCACTGGGTGGCCGGCTACACACCGGGCTACGGCCTGATCGCCACCGTGCTCACCCTGGCCTACCTCTGGTTGCCGTACATGGTGATCCCGGTGTTCGCCGCCTTCGAGCGAGTACCCGACCCGCTGATCGACGCCAGCTCCGACCTGGGCGCGTCGGATCTGACCACCTTGCGAACCATCGTGGCGCCGTTGGTGTTTCCCGGCATCGCGGCCGGTTCGATCTTCACGTTCTCGCTGTCGATGGGCGACTACATCGCGGTGACGATCGTCGGCGGCAAAACCCAGATGCTGGGCAACATCATCTACGGCCAGCTGGTGACCGCCAACAACCAGCCGCTGGCCGCCGCGCTGTCGCTGATCCCGCTGGCGGCGATCGTGCTCTACCTGCTCGCGATGCGGCGCACCGGCGCATTGGAGAACGTCTGA
- a CDS encoding ABC transporter substrate-binding protein — protein sequence MRTTTRRLGVTLAVCAALVAACSSSNNSGGGGTTAPPKMEPMSALGNGEGQLNLIAWPGYAEDGSNDPKVDWVHPFEQKTGCKVNVKIGNTSDEMLQLMRTGQYDGVSASGDATLRLIYAGDVAPVNTKLVPNYETISSFLKDKPWNSVNGQMYGIPHGWGANLLMYNTDVVKGAPDSWGAVFPGAPEYKGKVTAYDSPIYIADAALYLSKTKPELGIKNPYALTEDQLNAAVDLLKAQHGNIGEYWSDYTKAVQAFESGTSAIGTTWQVIANMITSDNKVKIATVLPKEGATGWSDTWMVSSKAKNPNCMYQWMDWITSPQVNAQVAEYFGEAPAQTKACEFTSDKTFCDTYHATDSAYAEKISYWTTPQKQCVDGSGDNCTAYSEWVDKWQQIKG from the coding sequence ATGAGAACCACCACCCGCCGCCTCGGCGTTACGCTCGCCGTGTGCGCCGCACTGGTCGCCGCCTGTTCGAGTTCCAACAACTCCGGCGGCGGCGGCACCACCGCACCGCCCAAGATGGAGCCGATGTCGGCCCTCGGCAATGGCGAGGGCCAGCTCAACCTGATCGCCTGGCCCGGCTACGCCGAGGACGGATCCAACGACCCCAAGGTCGACTGGGTGCACCCGTTCGAGCAGAAGACCGGCTGCAAGGTCAACGTCAAGATCGGCAACACCTCCGACGAGATGCTGCAGCTGATGCGCACCGGCCAATACGACGGTGTCTCGGCCTCCGGTGACGCCACGCTGCGTCTGATCTACGCGGGCGACGTCGCCCCGGTCAACACCAAGCTGGTGCCCAACTACGAGACCATCTCGTCGTTCCTCAAGGACAAGCCGTGGAACTCGGTGAACGGCCAGATGTACGGCATCCCGCACGGCTGGGGCGCCAACCTGTTGATGTACAACACCGATGTCGTCAAGGGCGCGCCGGACAGCTGGGGTGCGGTGTTCCCGGGCGCCCCGGAGTACAAGGGCAAGGTCACCGCGTATGACTCCCCCATCTACATCGCCGACGCCGCGCTGTATCTGTCGAAGACGAAACCCGAACTGGGCATCAAGAATCCGTACGCCTTGACCGAGGACCAGCTCAATGCCGCGGTGGATCTGCTGAAGGCACAGCACGGCAACATCGGCGAATACTGGTCGGATTACACCAAGGCGGTGCAGGCCTTCGAATCCGGAACCTCGGCGATCGGCACCACCTGGCAGGTCATCGCCAACATGATCACGTCCGACAACAAGGTCAAGATCGCCACCGTGCTGCCCAAGGAAGGCGCGACCGGATGGTCGGACACCTGGATGGTCTCGTCGAAGGCCAAGAATCCCAATTGCATGTACCAGTGGATGGATTGGATCACCTCGCCCCAGGTGAACGCCCAGGTGGCCGAGTACTTCGGTGAGGCCCCCGCGCAGACCAAGGCCTGCGAGTTCACCAGCGACAAGACGTTCTGCGACACCTACCACGCCACCGATTCCGCCTATGCGGAGAAGATCAGCTACTGGACGACGCCGCAGAAACAATGCGTGGACGGCAGCGGTGACAACTGCACGGCCTACAGCGAGTGGGTCGACAAATGGCAGCAGATCAAGGGCTGA
- a CDS encoding ABC transporter ATP-binding protein: MPSAPSRAPQIELRGVRKVFGEVTAVEGADLTVADGELFAILGPSGSGKTTVLRMIAGFEQPTAGTVHLGGADVTALPPAKRDTNTVFQDYALFPHMTVAQNVEYGLKVKGVPKAERRERTAAALDMVRLSGHAARKPAQLSGGQQQRVALARALVGRPKVLLLDEPLGALDLKLREQMQVELKAIQREVGITFVIVTHDQDEALTLCDRLAVFNEGRIEQVGAAREVYENPANRFVADFVGTSNVVDGATAEALVGRAGTVAIRPERIAVLAPDESVPAGMRSVTAQVAEVVYAGPITRVAVDASGVGLTATLLSAEASTDLAHGATVVLAWPDSAVRSLSA; encoded by the coding sequence ATGCCGTCGGCCCCCTCTCGCGCACCGCAGATCGAGTTGCGCGGGGTGCGGAAAGTATTCGGCGAGGTGACCGCGGTCGAAGGCGCCGACCTGACCGTCGCCGACGGGGAACTCTTCGCGATCCTCGGTCCGTCCGGTTCGGGCAAGACCACCGTGCTGCGGATGATCGCCGGTTTCGAGCAGCCGACCGCGGGCACGGTCCACCTCGGTGGTGCCGACGTCACCGCATTGCCGCCGGCCAAGCGCGACACCAACACCGTCTTCCAGGACTACGCGCTGTTCCCGCACATGACGGTCGCCCAGAACGTCGAGTACGGCCTGAAGGTCAAGGGCGTGCCCAAAGCCGAACGCCGCGAGCGCACGGCAGCCGCGTTGGACATGGTGCGGCTGTCCGGGCATGCGGCGCGCAAGCCCGCGCAGCTGTCGGGCGGCCAGCAGCAGCGGGTTGCCCTGGCCCGCGCGCTGGTAGGCCGGCCCAAGGTGCTCCTGCTCGACGAGCCGCTCGGCGCGCTCGACCTCAAACTGCGCGAGCAGATGCAGGTGGAGCTCAAGGCGATTCAGCGCGAGGTCGGCATCACGTTCGTCATCGTCACCCACGATCAGGACGAGGCACTCACCCTCTGCGACCGGCTCGCGGTGTTCAACGAGGGCCGCATCGAACAGGTCGGCGCCGCGCGTGAGGTCTACGAGAACCCGGCCAACCGATTCGTCGCCGACTTCGTCGGCACCTCCAACGTGGTCGACGGCGCGACCGCCGAAGCGCTCGTCGGCCGGGCCGGCACCGTCGCGATCCGCCCCGAGCGCATCGCCGTGCTGGCACCCGACGAATCAGTCCCGGCCGGAATGCGCAGTGTCACCGCCCAAGTCGCCGAAGTGGTGTACGCGGGACCGATCACCCGGGTCGCCGTCGACGCATCGGGGGTCGGTCTGACCGCGACCCTGCTGTCCGCCGAGGCCTCCACCGACCTCGCCCACGGTGCAACTGTCGTCCTGGCCTGGCCAGACAGCGCCGTCCGATCCCTGTCCGCCTGA
- a CDS encoding glycoside hydrolase domain-containing protein — protein MSMSRRDVLKLAAATPAALGLGTLASTLAASVASAEPAAAATGSLGVLLDYAAGVISARDLKASGAVGAIRYVSDRRPGGDWMLGKPIQLTEARDLYQAGLKIVSNYQFGKQDTADWLGGQQAGLIHAKRGWQLHTAAGGPVAAPIYVSIDDNPTPDQYKTQVAPYLRAWESVLGHQRVGVYGNSKVIDWALQDGLGSWFWQHNWGSPKGYTHPAAHLHQVEIDQRKVAGVGVDLNNILKPQFGQWD, from the coding sequence GTGTCCATGTCGCGACGCGACGTCCTCAAACTGGCCGCCGCCACCCCGGCCGCCCTCGGTCTCGGGACGCTCGCCTCGACCCTCGCGGCATCCGTTGCGAGCGCGGAGCCGGCTGCCGCCGCCACCGGCTCTCTCGGTGTTCTGTTGGACTACGCGGCAGGCGTCATCAGCGCACGTGATCTGAAGGCATCCGGCGCCGTCGGCGCCATCCGGTACGTCTCGGACCGGCGCCCTGGCGGGGACTGGATGCTGGGCAAGCCGATTCAGCTGACCGAGGCCCGCGATCTGTATCAGGCCGGTCTGAAGATCGTGTCCAACTACCAGTTCGGCAAGCAGGACACCGCGGACTGGCTCGGCGGCCAGCAGGCCGGGCTCATCCACGCCAAGCGGGGCTGGCAGCTGCACACCGCCGCCGGAGGCCCGGTAGCCGCCCCGATCTACGTGTCGATCGACGACAACCCGACCCCGGATCAGTACAAAACACAGGTCGCGCCATACCTGCGGGCTTGGGAATCGGTGCTCGGACATCAGCGCGTCGGCGTGTACGGGAACTCGAAGGTCATCGACTGGGCGCTGCAGGACGGTCTCGGATCCTGGTTCTGGCAGCACAACTGGGGATCGCCGAAGGGGTACACGCACCCTGCCGCGCACCTGCATCAGGTGGAGATCGACCAGCGCAAGGTGGCGGGCGTGGGAGTGGACCTGAACAACATCCTCAAGCCTCAATTCGGCCAGTGGGACTGA